In Novosphingobium sp. MMS21-SN21R, a single genomic region encodes these proteins:
- a CDS encoding ammonium transporter, translating into MIRKMIGGLVGTGASLFAATAAIAQEGPIKAPSVEQMAGMVDKGDTTWMLVSSVLVLLMSVPALALFYGGLVRTKNMLSVLMQVFMIVSVAALVWVSWGYSMAFTSGGPFIGGFSKVFLMGVDATTYAATFSNNVYIPEYAFVIFQMTFACITPALIVGAFAERVKFSALMVFTVLWLTCIYFPMAHMVWYWAGPDFLADAPTDAGYLWAMGALDFAGGTVVHINAGIAGLVGCIMIGKRIGFGKEATPPHSLTMTMIGASLLWVGWFGFNAGSNLEANGVTAVAFINTFVATAAAAVSWAIVEQLHHGKPSMLGAATGAVAGLVAITPASGLGAPMTSIVLGFVVSPICYFFVSTVKNKLKYDDTLDVFGVHCIGGIVGAIATGIVAAPSLGGQGVFDYTVFPAGFDADSYNMAGQVWTQTKAVIITLLFSGIGSAILFFIVDKVMGLRPTEEAEREGLDISEHGERAYNY; encoded by the coding sequence ATGATCCGTAAGATGATCGGTGGCTTGGTGGGAACGGGCGCTTCGCTCTTTGCCGCTACGGCTGCCATTGCACAGGAAGGGCCGATCAAGGCGCCTTCGGTTGAACAGATGGCCGGCATGGTCGACAAGGGCGATACGACCTGGATGCTTGTAAGCTCCGTGCTCGTCCTTCTGATGAGCGTTCCTGCTCTCGCACTTTTCTACGGCGGTCTTGTCCGCACCAAGAACATGCTCAGCGTGCTGATGCAGGTGTTCATGATCGTTTCGGTCGCAGCACTCGTCTGGGTGAGTTGGGGCTATTCGATGGCCTTCACCAGCGGTGGACCGTTCATCGGCGGGTTCTCGAAGGTCTTCCTGATGGGCGTGGATGCCACGACCTACGCGGCAACCTTCTCGAATAACGTCTACATTCCCGAATATGCTTTCGTCATCTTCCAGATGACCTTCGCCTGCATCACGCCGGCGCTTATCGTCGGCGCATTCGCGGAACGCGTGAAGTTCAGCGCCCTGATGGTGTTCACCGTCCTGTGGCTGACCTGCATCTACTTCCCGATGGCACACATGGTATGGTACTGGGCTGGTCCGGACTTCCTGGCTGATGCTCCGACCGATGCCGGTTACCTGTGGGCAATGGGCGCGCTCGATTTCGCCGGTGGCACTGTCGTTCACATCAACGCTGGTATCGCAGGCCTCGTCGGCTGCATCATGATCGGCAAGCGCATCGGCTTCGGCAAGGAAGCCACTCCGCCGCACTCGCTGACCATGACCATGATCGGCGCTTCGCTGCTGTGGGTGGGCTGGTTCGGCTTCAACGCTGGTTCCAACCTCGAAGCCAACGGCGTGACCGCTGTCGCCTTCATCAACACCTTCGTCGCCACCGCTGCCGCCGCCGTCTCCTGGGCGATCGTCGAACAGCTTCACCACGGCAAGCCTTCGATGCTGGGTGCTGCAACGGGTGCCGTCGCCGGTCTCGTTGCCATCACGCCGGCCTCGGGTCTCGGCGCGCCGATGACCTCGATTGTCCTTGGCTTCGTGGTTTCGCCGATCTGCTACTTCTTCGTCAGCACGGTGAAGAACAAGCTGAAGTACGACGATACGCTCGACGTGTTCGGCGTGCACTGCATCGGCGGCATCGTCGGCGCCATCGCCACGGGCATTGTTGCGGCTCCGTCGCTCGGTGGCCAAGGCGTGTTCGACTACACCGTGTTCCCTGCCGGCTTCGACGCAGACAGCTACAACATGGCCGGACAGGTCTGGACCCAGACCAAGGCTGTGATCATCACGCTGCTCTTCTCGGGTATCGGCTCAGCGATCCTCTTCTTCATCGTCGACAAGGTCATGGGCCTGCGTCCTACCGAAGAAGCCGAGCGTGAAGGCCTCGACATCTCCGAGCACGGAGAGCGCGCCTACAACTACTAA
- a CDS encoding alpha/beta hydrolase has product MQLLGPTSNTFISQRLRLHYVDWGNTDKPPLLLVHGGRDHCRSWDWTAEALREDWHVIAFDHRGHGDSQWTSDGNYRTMDLVYDVAQLIHQLDLAPVTIVAHSWGANTSLRYAGLFPENVRKIVAIEGLFPTPEREALIKDVPFARRVREFIGEKRKAAGRLPRRYASLEDAYARMKGENPYLTDGQARHLTIHGITRNEDGTFSWKFDPHLNVDGAPYDISTDQRNDLWKAITCPTLLLNGADSWAGNPDRNGLAANFRNAEVVEFADAGHWLHHDQFEKFVATLKDFL; this is encoded by the coding sequence ATGCAGTTGCTCGGTCCCACCTCGAACACGTTCATCTCGCAACGCCTGCGGCTCCATTATGTGGACTGGGGTAATACCGACAAGCCGCCGCTGTTGCTGGTGCACGGCGGGCGGGACCACTGCCGTTCGTGGGACTGGACTGCCGAGGCTCTGCGCGAAGACTGGCACGTCATCGCATTCGACCACCGGGGACATGGTGACAGCCAGTGGACATCGGACGGCAATTACCGGACGATGGATCTCGTCTATGACGTGGCCCAACTGATCCACCAGCTCGATCTGGCGCCGGTAACGATCGTTGCCCATTCGTGGGGCGCTAACACCAGCCTGCGCTATGCCGGCCTTTTCCCGGAAAACGTGCGCAAGATCGTGGCGATCGAGGGGCTGTTCCCGACGCCGGAGCGCGAGGCCTTGATCAAGGATGTGCCTTTCGCCCGGCGCGTTCGCGAATTCATTGGCGAAAAGCGGAAAGCCGCAGGCAGATTGCCGCGCCGTTATGCCAGCCTCGAAGATGCCTACGCCCGCATGAAGGGGGAGAACCCCTATCTGACTGACGGGCAGGCGCGGCACCTGACCATTCACGGTATCACGCGCAACGAGGACGGGACGTTCAGCTGGAAGTTCGACCCGCATCTCAATGTCGACGGCGCACCCTATGATATCAGCACTGATCAGCGTAACGATCTGTGGAAGGCGATCACTTGCCCGACGCTATTGCTCAACGGCGCGGATTCGTGGGCTGGCAATCCGGACAGGAACGGGCTGGCCGCGAATTTCCGCAACGCCGAAGTGGTCGAATTTGCCGACGCCGGGCACTGGCTGCACCATGACCAGTTCGAAAAGTTCGTCGCAACGCTGAAGGATTTCCTCTGA
- a CDS encoding aldose 1-epimerase family protein translates to MGEFSDGLISISSGGLTARINPLGAELWSLTDSQGREYMTDADPAFWGGHAPLLFPIVGSLSGDVLRLDGAAYPMPRHGFARRSVFAPVQVEAGQARFRLTDSPDTRAVYPFGFVLEVTFRVEGMTLFTEASVTNPNAGVLPFSFGYHPAFAWPLPGGADKAAHKLVFEAEEPQDVRRVARDTGLLLDAGEPTPVRARELELSEDLFRADAMIWDDLASRSLSYGADDGAWLDIAFPDTPSLGVWQVPGGRYICIEPWAGHADPEHFAGDFREKPGVVLLEPGATRSFRMDVSVRPV, encoded by the coding sequence ATGGGCGAATTCAGCGACGGACTGATCTCGATCAGCAGCGGGGGCCTGACTGCGCGGATCAATCCGCTCGGGGCTGAGTTGTGGTCGCTGACGGATTCGCAGGGTCGCGAGTACATGACCGATGCCGACCCGGCGTTCTGGGGCGGGCATGCGCCGCTGCTGTTTCCGATCGTGGGATCGTTGAGCGGTGACGTGTTGCGGCTGGACGGCGCGGCCTATCCCATGCCGCGTCACGGCTTTGCGCGCCGCAGCGTGTTTGCGCCGGTTCAGGTCGAAGCAGGGCAGGCGCGGTTCCGGCTGACCGATTCGCCCGATACGCGCGCGGTTTATCCGTTCGGGTTCGTTCTGGAAGTGACATTCCGGGTGGAGGGCATGACGCTGTTCACCGAGGCGAGCGTGACCAATCCGAACGCGGGCGTGCTGCCGTTCAGCTTCGGCTATCACCCAGCGTTTGCCTGGCCGCTTCCCGGCGGGGCGGACAAGGCGGCGCACAAGCTGGTTTTCGAGGCAGAAGAACCGCAGGACGTTCGCCGCGTAGCGCGCGATACCGGGCTGCTGCTCGATGCAGGCGAGCCGACGCCGGTCAGGGCGCGCGAACTCGAGCTGTCCGAAGACCTGTTCCGCGCCGATGCGATGATCTGGGACGATCTTGCCAGCCGCTCGCTTTCATATGGCGCGGATGACGGGGCCTGGCTCGACATCGCCTTTCCCGATACGCCATCGCTTGGCGTGTGGCAGGTACCGGGCGGGCGCTATATCTGCATCGAGCCATGGGCTGGCCATGCCGACCCCGAACACTTCGCCGGAGATTTCCGCGAAAAGCCAGGCGTGGTGCTGCTGGAACCCGGCGCAACGCGCAGCTTCCGCATGGACGTAAGCGTTCGTCCCGTTTAG
- a CDS encoding prephenate/arogenate dehydrogenase family protein: MSEAAFRQVTIVGLGLLGGSIGRAVQAHLPGVTVVGFDADAAVRAKARELGLAHTVAEKAAEAAQGSDLVILCVPVGAMGDAARALAPGLSQDAVISDVGSSKGSVARALAEALPGHHVIPAHPVAGTERSGPEAGFSSLFHNRWCIVTPPADADAAQVARLVAFWEALGARVETMEPDHHDLVLAVTSHLPHLIAYTIVGTASDLEEVTQSEVIKYSAGGFRDFTRIAASDPTMWRDVFLSNRDAVLEMLQRFTEDLTELQKAIRKGDGDTLFDHFARTRAIRRGIIEMGQDDARPDFGRSDHGGSK, encoded by the coding sequence GTGAGCGAAGCAGCGTTCAGGCAGGTCACGATTGTTGGCCTCGGGCTTCTGGGCGGGTCGATCGGCCGTGCGGTGCAGGCGCATCTGCCGGGCGTGACGGTGGTTGGCTTCGATGCCGATGCCGCTGTGCGTGCAAAGGCGCGCGAACTGGGCCTTGCGCACACAGTGGCTGAAAAAGCGGCGGAGGCAGCGCAAGGGTCGGACCTTGTAATTCTGTGCGTGCCGGTCGGTGCGATGGGTGATGCCGCGCGCGCGCTTGCGCCGGGATTGTCGCAGGACGCCGTGATCAGCGATGTCGGCTCGTCCAAGGGATCGGTTGCGCGGGCGCTCGCCGAAGCGCTGCCGGGGCATCACGTAATCCCTGCACACCCGGTTGCAGGCACTGAGCGGAGCGGGCCAGAGGCGGGCTTTTCCTCGCTGTTCCACAACCGCTGGTGCATCGTCACTCCGCCGGCCGACGCCGACGCCGCCCAAGTGGCGCGGCTGGTGGCGTTCTGGGAGGCGCTGGGCGCGCGGGTCGAGACGATGGAGCCGGATCACCACGATCTCGTGCTTGCCGTCACCAGCCACCTGCCGCACCTCATCGCCTACACCATAGTCGGCACCGCCTCTGACCTTGAGGAGGTCACGCAGAGCGAGGTGATCAAGTATTCCGCAGGCGGCTTCCGCGATTTCACCCGCATTGCCGCATCAGATCCGACGATGTGGCGCGACGTATTCCTGTCAAACCGCGACGCCGTGTTGGAAATGCTCCAGCGCTTCACCGAAGACCTGACCGAATTGCAAAAGGCGATCCGCAAGGGCGACGGCGACACGCTGTTCGACCACTTCGCCCGCACCCGCGCCATCCGCCGGGGGATCATCGAAATGGGTCAGGACGACGCGCGACCAGACTTCGGCCGTTCGGACCATGGCGGCAGCAAGTAG
- a CDS encoding P-II family nitrogen regulator: MKFIIAIIKPFKLDEVREALSALGVAGMTVSEVKGFGRQKGQTEIYRGAEYSTNMLPKVKIEIAASDDLAPQIVETIQQAASTEAIGDGKVFVLDLASATRIRTGETGDTAL, encoded by the coding sequence ATGAAGTTCATCATCGCCATCATCAAGCCGTTCAAGCTCGACGAAGTGCGTGAAGCGCTGTCGGCTTTGGGCGTAGCTGGGATGACGGTGTCGGAGGTGAAGGGTTTTGGTCGGCAAAAAGGCCAGACCGAGATTTACCGCGGCGCTGAATATTCCACCAATATGCTTCCAAAGGTGAAGATCGAGATCGCCGCCAGCGACGACCTCGCGCCGCAGATCGTGGAAACGATCCAGCAGGCCGCCAGCACGGAAGCTATCGGTGACGGCAAGGTGTTCGTTCTCGACCTCGCGTCGGCAACCCGCATCCGCACCGGCGAAACCGGGGACACCGCGCTTTGA
- a CDS encoding endonuclease/exonuclease/phosphatase family protein, whose translation MKLKVASYNIHKGVGLDRRRDPERILTVLREIDADVIALQEADRRYGLREAVIPRAALDDHSPWAAVEPGHYDSARTASSMGWHGNALLVRRGIELIGACAVPLPTIEPRGAVCVSLRVGGQVVRVIGMHLDLSGLRRRAQVEAVCAHIAGHDEQGHAVMMGDLNEWSAAGGALAAFRAPLRVLTPGRSFPSRRPLAQLDRIVVSEGLQVDGVGVHHSALAAVGSDHLPVWANLRLP comes from the coding sequence ATGAAGCTCAAGGTCGCCAGCTACAACATCCACAAGGGCGTCGGGCTTGACCGGCGGCGCGATCCCGAGCGCATCCTGACCGTCTTGCGTGAGATCGATGCCGATGTGATTGCCTTGCAGGAGGCCGACCGTCGCTATGGTCTGCGCGAAGCGGTGATCCCGCGCGCGGCGCTTGACGATCACAGCCCTTGGGCTGCGGTCGAGCCGGGGCATTACGACAGTGCGCGCACGGCTTCGAGCATGGGCTGGCACGGCAATGCCCTGCTGGTGCGGCGTGGTATCGAGCTGATCGGGGCCTGCGCCGTGCCTTTGCCTACCATCGAGCCGCGCGGGGCAGTCTGCGTAAGCCTGCGGGTGGGCGGGCAGGTGGTGCGGGTGATCGGCATGCATCTTGACCTGTCGGGTCTGCGACGCCGTGCGCAAGTCGAGGCGGTCTGCGCGCATATCGCCGGTCACGACGAGCAGGGGCATGCGGTGATGATGGGCGATCTCAACGAATGGTCGGCGGCGGGTGGGGCGCTGGCCGCGTTTCGTGCGCCGTTGCGGGTTTTGACGCCGGGCCGCAGCTTTCCCTCGCGCCGTCCGCTGGCGCAACTTGACCGGATCGTGGTGAGCGAAGGGCTGCAAGTCGACGGCGTGGGTGTGCATCACAGCGCCTTGGCGGCGGTGGGATCAGATCATCTGCCAGTCTGGGCTAATCTGCGTCTGCCCTGA
- a CDS encoding histidinol-phosphate transaminase — protein MANAPKPKDWILGIHAYVPGKSVGADGKVLTKLSANENPLGSSAAALEARGHAGDPARYPDPDSVELRRAIGEVHGIDPRRIVMGTGSDELLNLAAQAYAGPGDEVLYVRYGFSVYDIAARRCGAVPVVAPDADYGTDVDALLACVTERTQVVFLANPNNPTGSWLPRAEIARLHAGLRPDILLVLDGAYAEYLDPEHDDGALELAASAANVLVTRTLSKIYGLAGERIGWGTGHADVVDMLNRIRGPFNVSLSGQATGLAAVRDQAFVEASRRHNAEQRARFVEKLEALGNHGVRPLPSQANFVLILFEGKLSAEAVYLGLMDHGYITRWLPGQGLPQGLRITIGTAAQMDEIADAIRTMCEAAK, from the coding sequence ATGGCAAACGCTCCCAAGCCCAAGGACTGGATCCTCGGCATTCACGCATATGTCCCCGGCAAATCTGTCGGGGCCGATGGCAAGGTGCTGACCAAGCTTTCCGCCAACGAGAACCCTTTGGGTTCCAGCGCCGCTGCACTTGAGGCGCGCGGCCATGCGGGCGATCCTGCGCGCTATCCCGATCCAGACAGCGTGGAATTACGCCGGGCAATCGGTGAGGTCCACGGCATCGATCCCAGGCGGATCGTGATGGGCACGGGCTCTGACGAACTGCTCAATCTGGCGGCACAGGCCTATGCCGGGCCGGGCGATGAAGTGCTCTATGTGCGCTATGGCTTCTCGGTCTACGACATTGCCGCGCGGCGCTGCGGCGCGGTGCCGGTGGTGGCGCCCGACGCCGATTACGGCACCGACGTGGACGCGCTTCTAGCCTGTGTGACTGAGCGGACGCAGGTGGTATTCCTCGCCAATCCCAACAATCCCACCGGAAGCTGGCTGCCCCGTGCCGAAATCGCGCGGCTGCACGCCGGTTTGCGTCCCGACATCCTGCTGGTGCTCGACGGGGCCTATGCCGAATATCTCGATCCAGAGCATGACGACGGCGCGCTGGAACTGGCAGCCTCTGCGGCCAACGTGCTGGTCACGCGGACGTTGTCGAAGATCTACGGCCTTGCGGGCGAGCGCATCGGCTGGGGCACCGGCCACGCCGATGTGGTGGACATGCTCAACCGCATTCGCGGGCCTTTCAACGTATCACTGAGCGGACAGGCGACCGGGCTTGCCGCCGTGCGCGATCAGGCGTTCGTCGAGGCCTCGCGCCGCCACAATGCCGAGCAGCGCGCGCGGTTCGTCGAAAAGCTGGAGGCACTGGGCAACCATGGCGTGCGCCCGCTGCCGAGCCAGGCCAACTTCGTGCTGATCCTGTTCGAGGGCAAGCTGAGCGCGGAAGCAGTGTACCTTGGCCTGATGGATCACGGCTACATCACACGCTGGCTGCCGGGGCAGGGACTGCCGCAGGGCTTGCGCATCACCATCGGCACGGCGGCGCAGATGGACGAGATTGCAGATGCGATCCGCACTATGTGTGAGGCCGCAAAGTGA
- a CDS encoding peptide chain release factor 3 has translation MSNRRTFAIISHPDAGKTTLTEKLLLQGGAIHLAGEVKARGQARRARSDWMKIEQQRGISVTSSVMTFQKDGIVFNLLDTPGHEDFSEDTYRTLTAVDSAIMVIDAAKGIEPQTRKLFEVCRLRSVPIITFVNKVDREGRSVFETLDEVADALALDVVPMSWPIGMGGIFQGVMSFADETIARPEGDSREFLGKIESAPYASGAIPADIAEEIELARAGYPEFDLEAYRNGDLTPVYFGSALKNFGVIDLIEAIASFAPPPRPQSSNQGTIDPERADVTGFIFKVQANMDPQHRDRIAFMRMVSGTFRRGMKLTPSGLGKPIAVHSPILFFAQDREIADTAEAGDIIGIPNHGTLRVGDTLSERNDVRFTGLPNFAPEILRRVALKDPTKTKQLRKALDDLSEEGVIQVFYPEIGSQWIVGVVGQLQLDVLISRLEAEYKVEAVLEASPFDTARWLKGSDTALKSFTDFNMSNLAKDRDGDPVFMARSSWDVSYQQERNPELVFSATKER, from the coding sequence ATGTCCAATCGCCGCACCTTCGCCATCATTTCCCATCCCGACGCCGGTAAAACGACGCTGACCGAGAAGCTGCTGCTTCAGGGCGGCGCGATTCATCTTGCGGGCGAGGTCAAGGCGCGCGGGCAGGCGCGGCGTGCGCGGTCGGACTGGATGAAGATCGAGCAGCAGCGCGGGATTTCCGTGACGTCCTCGGTGATGACCTTCCAGAAGGACGGCATCGTCTTCAATCTGCTCGATACGCCGGGCCACGAGGACTTCTCCGAGGACACCTATCGCACGCTGACGGCAGTCGATTCGGCGATCATGGTGATCGACGCGGCCAAGGGCATCGAGCCGCAGACGCGCAAGCTGTTCGAGGTGTGCCGGTTGCGCTCGGTCCCGATCATCACGTTCGTCAACAAGGTGGACCGCGAGGGCCGCTCGGTGTTCGAAACGCTGGATGAAGTGGCTGACGCGCTGGCGCTCGACGTGGTTCCGATGTCGTGGCCGATCGGCATGGGCGGCATTTTCCAGGGCGTGATGAGCTTTGCCGACGAAACCATCGCGCGGCCCGAGGGCGACAGCCGCGAGTTTCTGGGCAAGATTGAATCTGCGCCCTATGCCTCTGGCGCCATTCCCGCGGATATTGCCGAGGAGATCGAGCTGGCACGGGCTGGCTATCCGGAGTTCGATCTGGAGGCCTATCGCAATGGCGACCTGACGCCGGTCTACTTCGGATCGGCACTCAAGAACTTCGGCGTGATCGACCTGATCGAGGCGATTGCCAGTTTCGCGCCACCGCCGCGCCCGCAATCGTCGAATCAGGGCACGATCGATCCCGAGCGCGCGGACGTGACCGGGTTCATCTTCAAGGTGCAGGCCAACATGGACCCGCAGCACCGTGACCGCATCGCCTTCATGCGCATGGTCTCGGGCACGTTCCGGCGCGGCATGAAGCTGACGCCTTCGGGCCTTGGCAAGCCGATTGCGGTCCATTCGCCGATCCTGTTCTTCGCGCAGGACCGCGAGATTGCCGATACGGCCGAGGCGGGCGATATCATCGGCATTCCCAACCACGGCACCTTGCGCGTGGGCGATACTCTGTCGGAACGCAACGACGTGCGTTTTACCGGGCTGCCCAACTTCGCGCCCGAAATCCTGCGGCGCGTTGCGCTCAAGGATCCGACCAAGACCAAGCAGCTGCGCAAGGCATTGGACGACCTTTCGGAAGAGGGCGTGATCCAGGTGTTTTACCCGGAGATCGGTTCACAATGGATCGTCGGCGTGGTCGGGCAGTTGCAGCTTGACGTGCTGATTTCTCGGCTGGAAGCGGAATACAAGGTCGAGGCCGTGCTGGAAGCATCGCCGTTCGATACCGCACGCTGGCTCAAAGGCAGCGATACGGCGCTGAAATCGTTCACGGATTTCAATATGTCCAACCTTGCCAAGGATCGAGACGGGGACCCGGTGTTCATGGCAAGATCGTCGTGGGACGTCAGCTACCAGCAGGAGCGCAATCCCGAGCTGGTCTTTTCGGCTACCAAAGAAAGGTAA